ACTTATACTAATTTCAATATGCTTGTTTGCAGTGTTAAAGATAAAGACAAAGTCAAGTCTGATGGTTAAGATAATTTGATGACCTTGCATATGTCAAACAAGCATTCTACCTTCGGGGAATATACTTAGTCCCTTGGGGTTTGCTGTGTTAAAGTTATATGTCAGCCTTTACTTTGAGCAGAGCAGAAGCATTGAAATGGATTTCCATGAGATAATTATCATTTTCATGATGTTCGTGATGCTCTTTACTATTAATGTTAGCCAGGGCATTCTATTTACTGCTTTACTCAGTACACCATGACAATACCTAATCATTCAGTGTTTTCAtcatgatataaatatgaatttctTCTTGAAGTTAGtactttcagtttttatttcatttttaaaagagataatATTAAATTATTCATAAACTATACTTTAATTAAATACACCAGTTTCATTTCTCACAGGCCTTAATCTTCTCTATAGAAACAGATGTAGTAtatcaaataaaatatgcaatatCTCTTTCTAGTAATTAAATAATACTTCATACTTCTTTGAATCTATGAAATATTGTGCATAGTGTAACTAATGTCCATTTCCTTATTTAACTCCAGGTGGATACCAATCTTGAAGGTTTCCAAAATAGGAGACATCTACTTCTACATATAAGCATTTTCTGTAACTAAGGTAACTAGCAACATTTGTATTAGAATCATTGCACAAGTTTTAGACTTTGTTAGACTTTACATCTAGTTGAAAAATATTATTGGACTATTAGGATGCTTATAAAAccctaattttaaaatttgcttgAATTGGAATTCTCTGTTTTATTcactgcaatttttaaaatttattttgtggtgATAAGAGGTCAGTATGAAGTGTCTTTCTCACTCTATCTAATcttttgagaaaagatcttctcactgaatctagagcttgCCATTTCAGCTCTACTGGCTGGTTAGTGAGGCTTTGAGAATTCATATGTCGCCATCCTCCCAGCTCTGTGGTTATAAACATGTACTGCCATGCCTGCTTCTTATATTGGTGCTGTACATAAAACCCAGATTCTCATGTTTACACAGTACTTTTCCCAGTGAGCCATAGCCCAGCTTTTAGggttagttttggttttggttttttaatgaAATGGAAGTAGCCAAGTCATGACATGAGGTATTCCTGTTGATAGTAATGGTCCTTGATCATTTCTTctaagtttccttttttctttttttcttttctttttttttttttgtttttgtttttttttttttttttttttttttggtttttcgagacagggtttctctgtggttttggagcctgtcctggaactagctcttgtagaccaggctggtcttgaactcacagagatccgcctgcctctgcctcccaagtgctgggattaaaggcatgcgccaagtTTCCTTTAGTAATAGGATTCTTAAATTATAGCTGCATAAGCACCATCTGGGAAGTTGTTTAAATGCATGTATTCAGATTCCCCTTTTTAATGCTTATTCAGAAACTCTGGAAATGGGACCAAGAAGTATTTCACAAAACCTGTATGTGATGATGCATCATGAAAGATAAGAACTTCTATTTCAGAGCAAGTCTTTTACCATCATTTCTTTAGTGTATCTGtctatacatgtgtacatagagCTTGTAAGATTACGATTAGAATATCAGTTTGTGTGTAATATGTATCAAaatgctcttttgttttttttcttctttttcagattGGTTGCCTCATGACTTTACTCTGTAGGATGAAAATTCATATCTTCTCTGAAATATTTACTCAATCGTCACATTGACCCTGTAGAGTTCTTGAAGGTTATCTTTACAACGTAAATTGTAAGTCATTCTTCTGTCTCCTTGAAGATAACTTCTAATATTAATGGAGCTGGAAAATTATTAGTGAGTTTTCGCTTTTATTTTTGTGGTCAGAAGCATAATAAATGTGTGGTAAGGAAAACACATTGTAATTTATTATACAAATGACCGTTTCTGACCCTTTGTGAGAGAACGACAATTCACTTGCCTTATTTGTATTTCAGATTAATTCAACCAATTAAATAATGGAAACAACTTAGTTTCAATTTCAATGTCTACTAGAgtcatatatattattatatcttatttattATAAACACACCAATATTAATTAAGATAGATAGGAAATGTGTTAgcgtaaaaaataaataaattggaagaAGTTAGAGACTCAAGATCTTCAGGAATGAACTAATAGGAACCTCATATTTTAAGAATTCAGTGTGTGACtataagtgtgtatatatattgtgtatgtgtgtatatatgtgtgtgtatgtgtatatatgtgtattacaCATATGATATGTTATGGTAAttatgatgttttaaaaatttgtgaCTCATTTCTTGAGCATATAATTTAACTACAGATGGCGAGAAAatggtaatttaaaaaattcttcagttagaatgtggatgacagttgtatggctggggcaaaaAGTGGCACCATGATTTaaccctactgcttgtactggctttttggaacctattttctttggatggataccttgctcagcctagatatagtagggagtaCTTTgaaccttcctcaaagcaatgtgccttatcctttctgaagagtgggtgggagtggggtggggagttAGGTGGAGggcatgggaggagggaagggagtgggaactgggattagtatgtaaaatgataaaagatagtttgttttcttttttaaataaaataaataaaaattcttcatTCAATAATAATAAGCTAATTTAATAAAAAGTTTATGTAAAATAGAAGTTTATTTAGTTGTAGCAAGAGAATACTAAAAAAATATGAaccagttatttaaaaatatcatttagaTAGTTGAAACATATACTGATCAATTACAGCATTTCCTCACATCCTAGCAAATTGACttcatgtgtttatatataccaaATGCTAATAATaaattatgcacacacacatatatatacataaatatacatatgtataaacacatacattcTTACATCTTCAGGCTAGTCTATGTACTAGAAGACAGAATCATTAGCATAGGTGTCAAGTGAAAAGTAGAATGCTGTACACTGATGAGCAGTTTCTCAATACCACATTTCTAGCATAAAGTGAAAAGAAATGttaatctttgttttctttggaagATCTTAGTATGCTTTTGCCTGGGAAACAAAgtgcttttcccttcctttctcctataGTATCTATGTGTAGATCTAGGATATTAAGTATCTCATCCTAATAATTTGTTTTATGTGAAAGATACCTTTTTGATCAGTTGCTCATTTATTCTGGCAGTTAGttcatttaattttgatttgGTTGACTATTTCCATATAAAGTTCCCATGGACTTCTatacagaaaatatttcttaatattgaAGAAAGTATGTATATCAATAACAATCTCTTCTCACAGATTGTAAGACTAGTATTAAACCACTGAATTTTTTACTAATATTCAgaaaggaaattaataaaatagaaatttccattttcaaaagtaatttgaatattaaggaagaattttaaaatttaaaatcagacACCCTAGATGTTTTTAAGACTCAAGAATCTTATGCTTATCTAAAGTCAATATGGACTTTGTGAATGATTTTATCATTATAGAATTAAAGTTACTTTATTGTATATTAGTTGCACTTTGTTCATGCTATCTCATCTCAACTTAAGTTATTGACAGTTTGCCTCAGTGTTGTACTATGATTATCCTATAAGTATTTATATGACCACACACCATCATTATCGTGTTCATATGaggaaaaattagaaaagaagaccATTTTTATCTTATGAATTACATAATTGCAGTTAATCTCTGAGAAATCTGTTTGAAGTTACTAATGAACCAAAGATTTGATATctttgtgacttttatttttccatatttaagAATGATTATATCCATTAATAACATCCTAGTATTCACTTTGTTTCTTATAGAGGGTAAatctgttttgaattttttcatatGCTTTAGGTGTAATCTTAGTTTTAAGATGCTGACATTTCCTAATATTCTTCTTGCCCTGTAGTTAATCTATTGACTTCATAATGTCAGAGATCAGATTCAGCAATCTCACTTGGGATCACATCATAACACTGGATCGCGTGTTAGATGAAGTAATCCCAATCCATGGAAGGGGCAATTTCCCCACGCTGGAGGTAAAACCGAAAGATATTGTTCATGTTGTGAAAGATGAACTAATAAAGCAGGGTATTATTGTTAAAGATACCAGATTGAATGGCTCTACAGCAAGTTACATACTTGCAAGTCATAATGGAATCAGCTATAAAGATCTGGACATTATTTTTGGTGTTGATCTGCCAAGTGATCAAGAATTTCATGTTGTTAAGGACGCAGTTTTAGGCTGTCTACTTGACTTTTTACCAAAAggtgttaaaaaagaaaagattaccATAAAGACAATGAAAGAGGCATATGTGCAGAAAATGGTCAAAATCTGCGATAACAATGATCGCTGGAGTCTCATCTCTCTTTCAAATAACACTGGGAAAAATGTAGAACTAAAATTTGTGAATTCACTCAGACGACAATTTGAATTTAGTGTAGattcttttcaaattcttttgGATTCCATGTTAGATTTCTATAGTGTCCCAAATGCTAAGCTAACCAAAGAATCCTGTCCTGTTGTGGTGGCTGAAAGTATGTATGGAGACTTCCAGGAAGCAATGATACACTTGAAATACAAGCTTATATCAACCAGAAAACCTGAAGAGATCAGAGGTGGTGGCCTTTTGAAATACAGCAATTTGTTAGTCCGTGACTTCAAACCAGCTTGTCAAACAGAAATTAAGACTCTAGAACGTTATATGTGTTCTAGatttttcattgattttcctGATGTAGCAGAACAGcaaaagaaaattgaatcatACCTCCGCAACCATTTCATAGGTGAAGATAAAAGCAAGTATGAGTACCTTATGACCTTGCATGGTGTTGTGAACCAAAGCACTGTCTGCCTCATGGGTTATGAAAGAAGGCAGACTCTTAATATGATCACCCTTTTGGCTTTAAAAGTACTTGGAGAACAGAATATACTACCCAGTACAGACAATGTAACTTGCTTTTACCAACCTGCTCCATACCTAGTTTTTGAGGGAGGGTACCCAAGTTATTATGTAGCATCTGGGCTGCCACTTGTTTACTTCCAGCCATGTCCCAGAGTACAGTTTCCAGTACAAAATGATATGATCTAAGAAGTACGCATACCAGAAGCATTACTTCAGTACATCTGAAAaggaattttccaaattctgtaaaagtTAAGATCTATTTTTGTGTAGTTGCCAACTATTTTTCACCAAATGCAGCTTAAATTATGATAGTAGATAAGGTATCAAATCTAAACTCATTTTTAAGTGATCTTCAAATGTTGGGACTGCAAAAACTTTCAAATGTTTTGGAGTAAATACTTTCAGTGATCTTTCTAATCTTACTGACACAAGACAAAATTCGCTGCAACCAGTATGTTAAAGATGCCTGCATCTTTGGCTAAAGATAAAAGAACACTTCACATGTTTTAAAATGGAGATGCATAGTGAAGACATGTTGCAACATTTTTATGTCCAGTTAGTTCCTTGTTACACTGTTTGCTTCATTAGCAAATAATTACATGAATTTTTAGTGCTTAAATTGAAAATAACTGATTGCAATGATAACAAATTTAAATGACGTTAAAACAATAGATTATAAACCTGCGTTTCCCAATAGAATGTGTTGGGTTGAAAATACTGCTAAAGTTTAAAGGACCACTGGAAAAAATGCGCTGGAAAACAGTAATTATGCATCATATAGTAAGAATTTAGCTGATCTGTGGATTGAAAACAAACCTTTAATCTGAATAGCCAGCAAGAGAACTTATTATGCAGAGTTTCTGGCACTTAAAtaagttgaaaagaaaaaataaccaaaTCTGAATGTGAAACTATTTTATCATCATCTCCTAAGAAGAAACTAAAGGggacaaaaaagagaaatactgCCACCAACTACGAAAAGTTAAGAATTCTGTCATAACATTTCAGATTTTTGGCTTATTTGATTAACATTCTAACACATCTGGGCAATTTTCATCATTAGTAATTGAAAGTACTTACCACCAAATGAAGCACTTTCACTTTTCCTATTGCAAAACCTGATTTTTAGTATGTTCTTTGATGTTAAATTTCAGTTAACACCATATTTTGTTCAGTAATTGTCTATATTTACCattattctgaatatttattcAATAACAACAGATGTCCACTAGTAAATATATGAATGGgatttaaaatgaatttctctCATGTGATGAAAAGAGCCATTGATCTCTTATCTGGGATGATAACAACAAGCTGCTCTCAATGAATGTCAATGAGGCCATCAGAAAACTTAACTACTTTTTTTCCATCACAATAAGAACCAGCAATCAGAATCTGAGAATGTGGTACCTATAGATTGTAGTTAAAGTCTCTTCTTGGCATTATAGTATTGAATACAAAAGTACAGCTTCTGTGGGATTGTCAAATAGCCAATATTTCTGATATTTGTGTACCCATACATCACTGACCACTGACATATTCAAATAATTACATTTGTATGACAGAATCCCAAGGCTTTAAAATATTTGGATTTACCCCTTTGGGtggagaacaaataaaaaaagtattGAACACTGTATTAAGAAATTGGATCACTAAATCTTTCTACATCTTGTATTGGCTATTGGCTAAATTATAGTGATCCTTCTTTGTATCTTAATATATACACTTTAGTTTTCAGAAGGTAGGACTACATATACATAAAACTGAACTTAATTATCAGGAAAAAGTAATTCTAAAAGATACAGGGAAATTACTTGAGACTTAAAACGATTGTGTTAGTGATGTCATTGCTAAAGGTTCATATTTCCCATAGTAGTTCAGTAATAGAATTGTGAAGATGTTTGGAGTATTTTATAACATCTGCAATCCCATTGCTTCTTACTGGTATTAGTCCAAAGTTTTTATTTCCTAAGAAGCAGTTTTTCCATATTATTATCCTAAAGCTTTAAACTGCAGTGTAGAGAGAATGAACTAAAATGATCATGCTCACGTTCTCTTGTGAAAAAACTCAACATAAATGCCTAATATTTTCTCAGATTAGAGAATCCAAACATGTTGAATGGGAGTGATACCACAGAAGAGAAAGCTTTAGCCTGCTCTTTATGGTTTTGTTTCCCTAAGCCTTCCCTTATTGCCTACTAACCAGAAAAATACTGTGTATTCAATGGCATGTCAGCATCTCTCCAGGACTAGTGTAACTGCCTTAAAAGAAGCAGTACTAATTCCTTCTGTTCCTTAGTTTAATACATGGGATTTGTTAAAATAAGTAAACAGATGCCAACTTTTTTTACCTGAAGTCACTCAGTTATTTTAAAACCCCATTCCAGCATACATCATCCCATTACCAGATACACACTAGATTGCCCTTTAACTGTTTTAACCCATGGTAAAATCCAGTAGTAAGTTTTATTCTggaagttgttttcatttttcacctCAGTAATCTAACctaaaccaaagaaagaaaagaaaacatagttCTAGCATTTCTATTAGTTAAATTAATTGGGTTTCAGCCACACACATATTCTCTTAAACTAGAATATTCAGTGCCCAAATATCCACAAAAGATCTAATAGGGTATGTAAAACTTTTAAATTCAGAAATAGTCTTCTGATAGTAACTAATCTACTGCTTTAAGAGAAATGATTATCTTGTTTGGGGTGATTTCATACTAGCTGGAGTATACACTACTTAGAAACCAATTTTACGTCACTAATTTTTGAACATAAccaattttcttttactttgcctTGTTATGGAAGGATGTAAGATTATTTGAATGAATTAgaacaaaattcatttttataaatgtacACCATTAAAGAACAACAGATGTTTTATAGATGATTTTAATGCATGTGGTTTATATGTCCCCTCCAACAGGTAGACCTCCTTGTCCTATAAAAGGAGTGCCACATAGACACACCTTTTAATGCCTCAGAATAAAACCATTAACCCTTGTAAATGAATAAATGCCCTTCTTAAGAGAGATAGTATATTGAGTAGCTACTTCTCCAAATTATGCCAAATTAAAATGATAAGTTAAATGTCAATTCAATTAATTTGGTGATTTCTTATATAATTCTAGACTAATGgagaaatataaattattctcTCTAAAATTCTAATTAATCTATTACacattatagatatgacccattTATGCATATTACTTAGGCTGAACTCTGGAAATCAGAAGCCTGGGATTGGATTCTTGTTTAAAGGTTTTTAAAGAACTTGAGGTAATCAGTAGGGGATACTAATCTTTGTGAAAATGATATTATAGAGCAGTATGAGGATACAAACTAATATACTACTAGACCTTTATTTTTGCTATAGTAGAATAACTTTAAAGTTTTCTATATAAAATTAAAGCTTAGTTCCAAAACAAAAGGTAAAGATATTATCAAATCcttattttaaaatcagaatttaaAGGAAATTCTTATATATTTAGTCTCTTCCAAATTCTTTGAAAATAGAAGGTAATATTAGTAAATCATTGATATGtacattttctacttttaaaaggtTTTACAATTTTAGTGCCTCCCGCCAATAATATTAGAGTCAATACGGCCAATATTAGCAGGTATTTGAACAAAGAAACTGTGAATAGTGATTTTCATTAAGCCATGTGGGTGCCCTTCTTGAGCATGCATATTTCTCCATACTTCTCCTCCTTACAGatttaagactttaaaaaatatttttggtacCCTGACTTCAAAACACAATAGTTTTACAGGCAGTAAACTCCAATACCTGTTGTTCACTAACTACTGAGGTTGTATTTTCACTATCATGTACAGATCTTTCAGATTCACCCTGAAAGTTAGGAATTTAAGTTAAGCTGGTTAAGAGTAAAATTGTCTTCTTTGAAAAGCactcaaataaatctttaaagtcaAAAGCAAAATATCCTTCTATAAAATACCACATCTGGGTACCAAAACAGAAATTATATACATGAGCTCATAAGACTTAGTCATGTCGAGGACTGTATTTAAACATTCTAGCCAtagaactatattaatttcagTGGCTGTTTACTAAAACAAGGGGAATACTTGTATAAAAGATAAACAGCTCCTGGTAAGCTTGacagtttccaaaaaaaaaaaaaaaagcatttatacATT
The sequence above is a segment of the Chionomys nivalis chromosome X, mChiNiv1.1, whole genome shotgun sequence genome. Coding sequences within it:
- the Tent5d gene encoding terminal nucleotidyltransferase 5D, translating into MSEIRFSNLTWDHIITLDRVLDEVIPIHGRGNFPTLEVKPKDIVHVVKDELIKQGIIVKDTRLNGSTASYILASHNGISYKDLDIIFGVDLPSDQEFHVVKDAVLGCLLDFLPKGVKKEKITIKTMKEAYVQKMVKICDNNDRWSLISLSNNTGKNVELKFVNSLRRQFEFSVDSFQILLDSMLDFYSVPNAKLTKESCPVVVAESMYGDFQEAMIHLKYKLISTRKPEEIRGGGLLKYSNLLVRDFKPACQTEIKTLERYMCSRFFIDFPDVAEQQKKIESYLRNHFIGEDKSKYEYLMTLHGVVNQSTVCLMGYERRQTLNMITLLALKVLGEQNILPSTDNVTCFYQPAPYLVFEGGYPSYYVASGLPLVYFQPCPRVQFPVQNDMI